A window of Castanea sativa cultivar Marrone di Chiusa Pesio chromosome 1, ASM4071231v1 contains these coding sequences:
- the LOC142621939 gene encoding uncharacterized protein LOC142621939, with protein MKVPSMLIIFFLSLFALILQLSHSTTILVDGVSEWKNPAVHIGDSIIFKHNYYNLYIFQNQRAFNLCNFTQATLLSKLNSTSYTWHPSRPGFFYFTFNNGTLKTCEASEKYAVKVTQSSTNLGPSPAPAPSSGGVVASSPAFPWPFHPRQADSPSPAPSVSSSSIEPDKGGGIPFINSNPAVPLPTGEVDSATIFPLPTSAHGGRQVMVGLFAVEMALLCVALLML; from the exons ATGAAGGTCCCCTCAATgctcatcatcttcttcctctctctttttgctttaattttgcaGCTCTCTCACTCCACCACCATACTAGTAGATGGAGTTTCAGAATGGAAGAATCCAGCTGTTCATATAGGAGACTCCATCA TTTTTAAACACAATTACTACAACCTCTACATTTTCCAGAACCAAAGAGCCTTCAATCTCTGCAATTTCACTCAAGCCACACTTCTCAGCAAACTTAATTCAACCTCTTACACg tggCACCCATCACGCCCGGGATTCTTCTACTTCACCTTCAACAATGGCACTTTGAAAACATGCGAAGCCTCTGAGAAGTATGCAGTAAAGGTGACTCAAAGTTCCACTAATCTGGGTCCATCTCCAGCTCCAGCTCCCTCTTCCGGCGGAGTTGTAGCATCTTCTCCAGCATTCCCGTGGCCATTCCATCCTCGGCAAGCCGATTCGCCGAGTCCGGCACCCAGTGTTAGTTCTTCGTCCATAGAGCCTGATAAAGGTGGGGGTATACCATTTATTAACAGTAATCCTGCGGTGCCTTTACCTACTGGTGAAGTCGACTCTGCTACTATATTTCCTTTACCAACCTCCGCCCATGGAGGACGACAG GTGATGGTGGGGTTATTTGCGGTGGAAATGGCTCTATTATGTGTGGCTTTGCTGATGCTgtaa
- the LOC142621660 gene encoding G-box-binding factor 4-like: MASSKVMTRKSDLPTTPRSSSSSSSSSSLSSPTKSLDQTTTTTDSSLLLDAQITLIETPNPIPISKTVDEVWRQIVSGERKVCKQEQHDDEMMTLEDFLVKARAVQDQDENEEDVKMKKEERLGGDSILAFPNNNNNKNGSARVGKRPRVLEPLDKAAQQRQRRMIKNRESAARSRERKQAYQNELESLAVRLEEENGLLLKDKAEKTKERFKQIMEKVIPVVENRRPPRVLRRVRSLQW, from the exons ATGGCGTCGTCGAAGGTGATGACGAGAAAATCGGATCTACCTACAACACCacgctcttcttcttcttcttcttcttcttcttcattatcGTCCCCTACCAAATCGCTCGatcaaaccaccaccaccacagaCTCTTCCCTCCTCCTCGACGCCCAAATCACCCTTATCGAAACCCCTAATCCCATTCCCATTTCTAAAACCGTCGATGAGGTCTGGCGCCAGATCGTCTCCGGCGAGCGCAAGGTCTGCAAGCAGGAACAACACGACGACGAAATGATGACTCTGGAGGACTTTTTAGTCAAGGCCAGGGCGGTACAAGACCAAGACGAAAACGAAGAAGATGTGAAGATGAAGAAGGAGGAGCGCCTTGGTGGTGATTCCATTCTCGCCttccctaataataataataataaaaatggttcAGCCAGAGTCGGTAAGAGGCCTCGCGTGTTGGAGCCCTTGGATAAGGCTGCACAGCAGAGGCAACGCCGCATGATCAAGAACCGTGAGTCTGCCGCAAGGTCCAGGGAGAGGAAGCAG gCATACCAAAATGAGTTAGAATCACTAGCTGTTAGACTAGAAGAGGAGAATGGTTTGCTTCTTAAGGACAAG GCTGAGAAGACTAAGGAAAGGTTTAAGCAG ATCATGGAAAAAGTTATCCCAGTTGTGGAGAATCGAAGACCACCACGGGTCCTCCGAAGAGTTCGCTCCTTGCAGTGGTAG